A region from the Saccharomonospora azurea NA-128 genome encodes:
- a CDS encoding glutamate synthase subunit beta — MADPKGFLRYERADRPKRPRGERTRDWREVYADVDPGERDRAVATQAARCMDCGIPFCHSGSAGCPLGNLIPEWNDLVRRSDWFGAAERLHATNNFPEFTGKLCPAPCEAACVLAISPDSGGAVAIKRVEEAIAAHAWEAGFVAPQQAASATGRSVAVVGSGPAGLAAAQQLTRAGHDVTVFERDDRLGGLLRYGIPEFKMEKQVLDRRLAQLREEGTTFVTSCEAGVDVTVEELRERFDAVVLAVGALRGRDDSVTPGRELSGIHLAMEHLVAANRECEGDGPAEVHAEGKHVVVIGGGDTGADCYGTAIRQGAVSVTQLDRYPRPPSTRDDERSPWPTWPYVLRTYPVHEEAGERRFAVAVQRFVGDDDGRVREIELREVEVRRDPETGRREVVPTGEHVERLPADLVLLAIGFEGVEPMPLLDDLGLSLTKRGTVSCGADWQTQADGVFVCGDAHRGASLVVWAVAEGRSAAKAVDEYLMGDSDLPAPVHPTALPLAV; from the coding sequence GTGGCTGACCCCAAGGGTTTCCTGCGGTACGAGCGTGCCGATCGACCGAAGCGTCCGCGTGGTGAGCGGACGCGGGACTGGCGTGAGGTCTATGCCGACGTCGATCCCGGGGAACGGGACCGTGCGGTGGCCACCCAGGCGGCGCGGTGCATGGATTGCGGCATCCCGTTCTGTCACTCGGGCAGTGCCGGGTGCCCGCTGGGCAACCTGATCCCCGAGTGGAACGACCTGGTGCGGCGGAGCGACTGGTTCGGTGCGGCCGAGCGGTTGCACGCCACGAACAACTTCCCCGAGTTCACCGGGAAGCTGTGCCCGGCGCCGTGTGAGGCGGCGTGCGTGCTGGCGATCTCACCGGACTCCGGGGGCGCCGTGGCCATCAAGCGGGTCGAGGAGGCGATCGCCGCGCACGCGTGGGAGGCGGGCTTCGTCGCCCCGCAGCAGGCCGCGTCGGCCACGGGCCGATCGGTCGCGGTGGTGGGTTCGGGCCCCGCGGGTCTGGCGGCGGCGCAGCAGCTCACGCGCGCCGGTCACGACGTGACGGTCTTCGAGCGAGACGACCGGCTCGGCGGGCTCCTCCGGTACGGCATCCCGGAGTTCAAGATGGAGAAGCAGGTTCTCGACCGCCGGCTCGCGCAACTGCGTGAGGAGGGCACGACGTTCGTGACGAGCTGCGAGGCCGGGGTCGACGTCACCGTGGAGGAGTTGCGGGAGCGGTTCGACGCGGTGGTGTTGGCCGTCGGCGCGTTGCGGGGTCGGGACGACTCCGTCACGCCGGGCCGGGAGCTCAGCGGCATCCACCTCGCGATGGAGCACCTGGTGGCCGCCAATCGGGAGTGCGAGGGCGACGGGCCGGCCGAGGTGCACGCCGAGGGCAAGCACGTCGTCGTCATCGGCGGTGGCGACACGGGAGCCGACTGCTACGGCACGGCGATCCGGCAGGGTGCGGTGTCGGTGACCCAGCTGGACCGGTACCCGCGACCGCCGTCCACCCGGGACGACGAGCGTTCGCCGTGGCCGACGTGGCCCTACGTGTTACGGACCTATCCCGTGCACGAGGAGGCGGGGGAACGCCGTTTCGCCGTGGCCGTGCAGCGGTTCGTCGGCGACGACGACGGTCGGGTGCGGGAGATCGAACTGCGCGAGGTCGAGGTCCGCCGGGACCCGGAGACGGGGCGGCGTGAGGTCGTGCCGACCGGCGAGCACGTCGAGCGCCTCCCGGCCGACCTCGTGTTGCTCGCGATCGGTTTCGAGGGCGTGGAGCCCATGCCGTTGCTCGACGACCTCGGACTGTCGCTGACGAAACGGGGCACCGTGTCCTGCGGCGCGGACTGGCAGACGCAGGCGGACGGGGTGTTCGTGTGCGGCGATGCCCACCGCGGCGCGTCCCTGGTGGTGTGGGCCGTCGCCGAAGGCCGCTCGGCGGCCAAGGCGGTCGACGAGTATCTGATGGGCGACTCCGACCTGCCGGCGCCCGTGCATCCCACCGCGTTGCCCCTGGCCGTCTGA